A region from the Phycisphaerales bacterium genome encodes:
- the fabG gene encoding 3-oxoacyl-[acyl-carrier-protein] reductase, producing MTPSNTNAEIRVAFVSGASRGIGKAIALELALKGRHVVLCSRSAAPLNDLKAQIEANGGKASVAACDVADSTALAAAIDGAASAHGRLDILVNNAGITKDGLALRMSDEDWDLVLDTNLKSAFVAIRAAARHMMKGKFGRIINISSTSGVVGNAGQANYAAAKSGMLGLTKTIARELGGKNITCNAIAPGFITTDMTDNLPQQVKDHVTSLMAIKRLGTPEDIAHATAFLTSDDAGFITGQTLCVDGGMTMC from the coding sequence ATGACACCATCAAACACCAACGCTGAGATCCGCGTCGCCTTTGTGTCAGGAGCCTCCCGAGGCATCGGCAAGGCCATCGCCCTCGAACTGGCTTTGAAGGGGCGCCACGTCGTTCTCTGCTCGCGCTCCGCCGCGCCGCTGAACGACCTCAAGGCCCAGATCGAGGCCAACGGCGGGAAGGCCAGCGTCGCCGCGTGCGATGTCGCCGATTCGACGGCCCTCGCCGCCGCCATTGATGGCGCCGCCTCCGCCCACGGGCGACTCGACATCCTCGTGAACAACGCCGGCATCACCAAGGACGGGCTGGCGCTCCGCATGAGCGACGAGGACTGGGACCTCGTCCTCGATACCAACCTCAAATCGGCCTTTGTCGCGATCCGGGCGGCGGCCCGCCACATGATGAAGGGCAAGTTCGGCCGCATCATCAACATCAGTTCCACCTCGGGCGTCGTGGGGAACGCGGGGCAGGCGAACTATGCCGCGGCCAAGTCGGGGATGCTGGGCCTCACCAAGACCATCGCCCGTGAACTGGGCGGGAAGAACATCACCTGCAACGCGATCGCTCCGGGGTTCATCACGACCGACATGACCGACAATCTGCCCCAGCAGGTCAAGGACCACGTCACGAGCCTCATGGCCATCAAACGCCTCGGCACCCCCGAGGACATCGCCCACGCCACCGCCTTCCTCACGAGCGACGACGCCGGATTCATCACCGGCCAGACCCTCTGCGTCGACGGCGGCATGACGATGTGCTGA
- a CDS encoding zinc ribbon domain-containing protein translates to MSHSCPELSLTVGQHGDSLCFGGIAKRRVNTRASFADLTVMWHPDPTGPTPGEMKNARSTSIGDLSRIESLESLESRVERLQLACMALWEFLQEHHKITNEELNLRIREIDARDGEEDGRASPRARACPSCQRPVSVRHQKCLYCGTEDLEASPFGMAG, encoded by the coding sequence GTGAGTCACTCGTGTCCGGAGCTCTCCCTCACGGTCGGGCAGCATGGCGATTCGCTCTGCTTTGGAGGAATCGCCAAACGACGCGTGAACACGCGTGCAAGTTTCGCCGATCTCACAGTCATGTGGCACCCAGACCCCACCGGCCCCACACCCGGCGAGATGAAGAACGCCCGCTCCACCTCGATCGGCGACCTCTCGCGCATCGAGTCCCTCGAGTCCCTCGAGTCCCGAGTCGAACGCCTCCAACTCGCGTGCATGGCCCTCTGGGAGTTCCTCCAGGAGCACCACAAGATCACCAACGAGGAACTCAACCTCCGCATCCGCGAGATCGACGCGCGTGATGGCGAGGAAGATGGCCGCGCTTCGCCCCGCGCCCGCGCGTGCCCATCCTGCCAACGCCCCGTCTCGGTCCGTCACCAGAAATGCCTCTACTGCGGCACCGAAGACCTCGAGGCCTCACCCTTCGGCATGGCGGGGTGA
- a CDS encoding CPBP family intramembrane metalloprotease — MGLWDSLGISWRFVEYVLLFFAIPAAAALRFEKPPVWILIWTSSLTCLVLLLLDKTFDRDRLFNSKEIAPAVPRIVGVWVVAAAALTWLVSEFHRQHLFNFPTSKPWLWMLVMVAYPILSVYPQSIVYRTFIFHRYQSVFPSRWGMIWASAISFSFAHVIFHNWIALGLTAIGGILFAHTYTRTRSTLASAIEHALYGCWVFTVGLGSALYHGTVQ, encoded by the coding sequence ATGGGTCTATGGGATTCCCTGGGGATCTCGTGGCGATTCGTCGAGTATGTTCTGCTCTTCTTCGCGATTCCCGCGGCCGCCGCACTGCGATTCGAGAAGCCGCCGGTTTGGATCCTGATCTGGACGTCGTCGTTGACGTGCCTGGTGCTCCTCCTGCTCGACAAGACGTTTGATCGCGATCGGCTCTTCAACTCAAAGGAAATCGCGCCCGCAGTTCCAAGAATCGTTGGCGTGTGGGTCGTGGCCGCGGCCGCACTCACGTGGCTCGTCTCCGAGTTCCACCGCCAGCACCTCTTCAACTTCCCGACCAGCAAGCCCTGGCTCTGGATGCTCGTGATGGTCGCGTATCCGATCCTCAGCGTTTATCCACAATCGATCGTCTATCGGACATTCATCTTCCACCGGTACCAGTCCGTTTTCCCGTCACGTTGGGGCATGATCTGGGCGAGCGCCATCTCGTTCTCCTTCGCCCACGTCATCTTCCACAACTGGATCGCCCTGGGGCTCACGGCGATCGGCGGCATCCTCTTCGCGCACACCTACACACGAACGCGCTCGACCCTTGCGAGCGCGATCGAGCATGCCCTGTACGGCTGCTGGGTCTTCACTGTCGGCCTCGGCAGCGCGCTCTACCACGGCACGGTCCAATAA
- the hppD gene encoding 4-hydroxyphenylpyruvate dioxygenase, with protein MTTATTKPTTAGSKPADPLALIDVDHVRFYAGNAKQAAFFYAMAFGFNITEVSDLTTGNRNAAEYLLTQGNIRFLITTGLTKDHPASRHVMHYGDAVKDVAFTVHDAVAAYEKALKNGATSAAAPTEATDANGSVISASIKTFGEVIHTFVERRGAYALPNVKQGGLFAPTFRKFDANNINEHNKAHPCGLKYVDHLVGNVELGRMNHWVAFYENVLEFSMFKHFDDKDISTEYSALMSKVMASGNNLIKIPINEPAPGKKKSQIQEYLDWHDNMPGVQHLALRTDDELHSITELRRRGVDFLSIPDAYYEQVWKRVDAMLTSHGHTPVKEDHTRVKNLGILVDADDEGYLLQLFTKPLQDRPTLFFEIICRRGSQSFGKGNFKALFESLEIEQGRRGNL; from the coding sequence ATGACCACCGCCACCACCAAGCCCACCACCGCCGGCAGCAAACCCGCCGATCCTCTCGCCCTTATCGACGTCGATCACGTCCGCTTCTACGCCGGCAACGCCAAGCAGGCCGCCTTCTTCTACGCCATGGCCTTCGGTTTCAACATCACCGAGGTCAGCGACCTCACCACCGGCAACCGAAACGCCGCCGAATACCTCCTCACCCAGGGGAACATCCGCTTCCTCATCACGACCGGCCTCACCAAGGACCACCCCGCCTCGCGCCACGTCATGCACTATGGCGACGCCGTCAAGGATGTCGCCTTCACCGTGCACGACGCCGTCGCCGCGTATGAGAAGGCCCTCAAGAACGGCGCCACCTCCGCCGCCGCGCCCACCGAGGCGACCGACGCCAACGGCAGCGTCATCTCCGCATCCATCAAAACCTTCGGCGAGGTCATCCACACCTTCGTCGAACGCCGCGGTGCCTACGCCCTCCCCAACGTCAAGCAGGGCGGCCTCTTCGCCCCCACCTTCCGGAAGTTTGACGCGAACAACATCAACGAGCACAACAAGGCCCACCCCTGTGGCCTCAAATACGTCGACCACCTCGTCGGCAACGTCGAACTCGGACGCATGAACCACTGGGTCGCCTTCTACGAGAACGTCCTCGAGTTCTCCATGTTCAAGCACTTCGACGACAAGGACATCTCCACCGAATACTCCGCACTCATGTCCAAGGTCATGGCCAGCGGCAACAACCTCATCAAGATCCCCATCAACGAGCCAGCCCCCGGCAAGAAGAAATCCCAGATCCAGGAATACCTCGACTGGCACGACAACATGCCCGGCGTCCAGCACCTCGCCCTCCGCACCGACGACGAACTCCACTCCATCACCGAACTCCGCCGCCGCGGCGTCGACTTCCTCAGTATCCCCGACGCCTACTACGAGCAGGTCTGGAAGCGCGTCGACGCCATGCTCACCAGCCACGGGCACACGCCCGTGAAGGAAGACCACACCCGCGTCAAGAATCTGGGCATCCTCGTCGATGCCGACGACGAGGGCTACCTCCTCCAACTCTTCACCAAGCCTCTGCAAGACCGCCCGACGCTCTTCTTCGAGATCATCTGCCGCCGAGGCAGCCAGTCCTTCGGCAAGGGCAACTTCAAGGCCCTCTTCGAGAGCCTGGAGATCGAGCAGGGTCGCCGAGGCAACCTCTAG
- a CDS encoding thiolase family protein: MSSANVPVILAAKRTPIGKFFGGLSRVPSPLLASYALQGIFAEHAALKKEAEAGHFDEAMFGCVLQAGLGQNPARQAALKAGLPDTTSCVTINKVCGSGLQAVMQAAMSIKAGDNQLVAAGGFESMTRAPYFASLRDGAGAPKFGPTTLEDHMQYDGLRCAFECWAMGNAADHIAKKFEVSRAEQDRFSARSHQLAAEATKNGWYKSEIVAVTGEQCLDKKSSGVAADEGIRAESTADGLAKLRPVFDAKEGTVTAGNASQISDGGAAVVVASMSKAEQLGIKPLARIVAYQTSGLAPKDIFRAPALAVPAVLKKANLSIKDVDLFELNEAFAAQVLQNMKEGGIPEEKVNICGGAIALGHPIGCSGARVLTTLIHQLKRTGGKRGVAALCLGGGNAVAMIVEV, translated from the coding sequence ATGTCAAGCGCGAATGTCCCGGTGATTCTGGCTGCGAAGCGGACGCCGATCGGCAAGTTCTTTGGCGGCCTGTCGCGCGTGCCCAGCCCGCTGCTGGCGAGTTACGCGCTGCAGGGCATCTTTGCCGAACATGCCGCGCTCAAGAAGGAAGCCGAGGCCGGGCACTTCGATGAGGCGATGTTCGGGTGCGTGCTGCAGGCGGGGCTGGGGCAGAACCCGGCACGCCAGGCGGCGCTCAAGGCGGGCCTTCCGGACACGACCTCGTGCGTCACGATCAACAAGGTCTGCGGGAGTGGGCTGCAGGCGGTGATGCAGGCGGCCATGTCGATCAAGGCGGGGGACAACCAACTCGTCGCGGCCGGCGGGTTCGAGAGCATGACGCGGGCGCCGTACTTCGCCTCGCTCCGTGACGGCGCGGGCGCTCCCAAGTTCGGGCCCACGACGCTCGAGGACCACATGCAGTACGACGGCCTCCGCTGCGCCTTTGAGTGCTGGGCGATGGGCAACGCCGCCGACCACATCGCGAAGAAGTTCGAGGTCTCGCGCGCTGAGCAGGATCGATTCTCCGCCCGCTCGCACCAACTGGCGGCCGAGGCGACCAAGAACGGCTGGTACAAGAGCGAGATCGTCGCGGTGACGGGGGAGCAGTGCCTCGACAAGAAGTCGTCGGGCGTGGCGGCGGACGAGGGCATCCGTGCCGAATCGACCGCGGATGGGCTCGCCAAACTCCGCCCCGTCTTCGACGCGAAGGAGGGGACGGTGACCGCCGGCAACGCGAGCCAGATCTCCGATGGCGGCGCGGCGGTCGTGGTCGCGAGCATGAGCAAGGCCGAGCAACTGGGGATCAAGCCGCTCGCGCGGATCGTCGCGTACCAAACATCGGGACTGGCGCCCAAGGACATCTTCCGTGCCCCCGCGCTGGCCGTGCCCGCGGTGCTCAAGAAGGCGAACCTCTCGATCAAGGATGTTGACCTCTTCGAACTCAACGAGGCCTTCGCCGCGCAGGTCCTCCAGAACATGAAGGAGGGCGGCATCCCCGAGGAGAAGGTGAACATCTGTGGCGGAGCGATCGCGCTGGGGCACCCGATCGGCTGCTCCGGGGCGCGCGTCCTCACGACGCTGATCCACCAACTCAAGCGCACGGGCGGGAAGCGCGGCGTGGCGGCGCTGTGCCTGGGTGGCGGGAACGCCGTGGCGATGATCGTCGAGGTGTGA
- a CDS encoding ACP S-malonyltransferase, with protein MSAPPTIILCPGQGAQVVGMARAWHDASPEARTVFDQAEKVLGNRLGSPLRALCFEGPAETLNRTDISQPAIFVASVAAWRGVLAKLGMGNGELPLAATAGLSLGEYTALHLAGAMAFDAALELVTLRGRAMQDAAEAPTATSGGGGGMVAIIGADEGQAQRVCDEARAGDVLVCANFNAPGQIVLSGHRAACERAAEVAAAQGCKATVLQVAGAFHSPLMRPAAMRLEEALARTSIAEPRCPVMSNVTAEPHTAQGGLSLSDSIRRRLVEQLTSPVRWAQCCQWLASRHASAQWREPAPGRTLAGLMRRIDKSIKIHSDDAPPDAAA; from the coding sequence ATGTCCGCCCCCCCCACCATCATCCTTTGTCCCGGACAGGGTGCCCAGGTCGTCGGCATGGCCCGCGCCTGGCACGACGCCTCCCCCGAGGCACGGACCGTCTTCGACCAGGCCGAGAAGGTCCTCGGCAACCGCCTGGGAAGCCCGCTCCGCGCTCTCTGCTTCGAGGGGCCGGCCGAGACGCTCAACCGGACCGACATCTCCCAGCCCGCGATCTTCGTCGCCTCGGTCGCGGCGTGGCGCGGGGTGCTGGCGAAACTCGGCATGGGCAACGGCGAACTCCCCCTCGCCGCCACCGCGGGATTGAGTCTGGGTGAGTACACCGCGCTCCACCTCGCGGGCGCGATGGCGTTCGACGCGGCCCTCGAACTCGTCACCCTTCGCGGGCGCGCCATGCAGGACGCCGCCGAGGCTCCGACGGCGACCTCGGGCGGCGGCGGCGGGATGGTCGCGATCATCGGCGCCGACGAGGGTCAGGCCCAGCGCGTCTGCGACGAGGCCCGCGCGGGCGACGTGCTCGTGTGCGCCAACTTCAACGCCCCGGGACAGATCGTGTTGAGCGGGCATCGTGCCGCGTGCGAGCGTGCGGCGGAAGTCGCCGCCGCGCAAGGGTGCAAGGCCACGGTGCTCCAGGTCGCGGGGGCGTTCCACTCGCCGCTCATGCGTCCCGCCGCGATGCGGCTTGAAGAGGCCCTCGCAAGGACGTCGATCGCTGAGCCGCGCTGCCCGGTGATGTCGAACGTGACGGCCGAACCGCACACCGCGCAGGGCGGCCTGAGCCTCTCCGATTCCATCCGCCGCCGGCTGGTCGAGCAGTTGACGAGCCCGGTGCGCTGGGCGCAGTGCTGCCAGTGGCTCGCCTCGAGGCACGCGTCGGCACAGTGGCGCGAGCCGGCCCCTGGACGCACACTGGCCGGGCTAATGCGGCGCATCGACAAGTCCATCAAGATCCACAGCGACGACGCCCCGCCGGACGCCGCGGCGTGA
- a CDS encoding MmgE/PrpD family protein — protein MPISPETHVTLPADTNQALGLARYAIEFMGDAPKTRGEPSKSVLERTNQFFTDACLCGLSALALNTNAPTILREEAQQYRVPVSGIGTLAGVSWAKGCVRGGVPAFGSTTDVAVEKAIVANCAAVREWDSNGTNFGFNPELGHTAGEFGHNDFYSVALAAAQMRGKGGAYALRGMVLLDEIRGRLAEVFSLKSYKIDHVVHGAIASAATFGAMMGATDEQIESAIGMVVAHYIPFRAIRAGKQLSDSKGASAAISTEAAILSVKRSMAGFMGPRDIFRNPEAIFRLFEGPGQLFKKTQSAGTGIPDATTKTGYASPFDLVLGRKGDDFAVMGMHFKLGLYEHQSAGALQGLINIIARRPELLDDQTGDCIAAIKVRAYEPAFGIIGDPAKRDPKTRQSADHSMLYLVCTMLKKALELRTASKKTLGWKELMLLPYDFDAKSLKDPLTRELMGKMTFEHGGTDYDAKYPDGIPTSIIVTDDQGATHDSGLVMYPGGHARNHLGTDRVDLNDVLKHKFEMLGRLASENPKELVKRFSGLDRATARDVAGIMDFQIMHAQGKFD, from the coding sequence ATGCCAATCTCACCCGAAACCCACGTCACCCTCCCCGCCGACACCAACCAGGCTTTGGGCCTTGCCCGATACGCCATCGAGTTCATGGGCGACGCGCCGAAAACGCGTGGCGAGCCATCGAAGAGCGTCCTCGAACGCACCAACCAGTTCTTCACCGACGCCTGCCTCTGCGGCCTCTCGGCCCTCGCCCTCAACACCAACGCCCCGACGATTCTCCGCGAGGAGGCGCAGCAGTATCGCGTCCCCGTCTCCGGGATCGGCACGCTCGCGGGCGTCTCGTGGGCGAAGGGGTGCGTGCGTGGCGGCGTGCCGGCCTTTGGCAGCACGACCGATGTCGCCGTCGAGAAGGCGATCGTCGCGAACTGTGCCGCCGTCCGCGAGTGGGATAGCAATGGCACCAACTTCGGCTTCAACCCGGAACTCGGGCACACCGCGGGCGAGTTCGGGCACAATGACTTTTACTCGGTTGCCCTCGCCGCCGCCCAGATGCGTGGCAAGGGCGGCGCGTACGCCCTCCGCGGCATGGTCCTTCTCGACGAGATCCGCGGGCGCCTCGCCGAGGTCTTCAGCCTCAAGAGTTACAAGATTGACCACGTCGTCCACGGCGCAATCGCCTCCGCCGCGACCTTCGGCGCGATGATGGGCGCCACCGACGAGCAGATCGAGAGCGCTATAGGCATGGTCGTGGCTCACTACATCCCCTTCCGGGCCATCCGCGCGGGGAAGCAACTCTCCGACAGCAAGGGCGCGAGCGCCGCGATCAGCACCGAGGCCGCGATCCTCTCGGTGAAGCGCAGCATGGCCGGGTTCATGGGCCCGCGCGACATCTTCCGCAACCCCGAGGCGATCTTCCGCCTGTTCGAAGGCCCCGGGCAACTCTTCAAGAAGACCCAGTCCGCCGGGACGGGCATCCCCGACGCCACGACCAAAACCGGCTACGCCTCGCCCTTTGATCTCGTCCTGGGGCGAAAGGGCGATGACTTTGCCGTTATGGGTATGCACTTCAAACTGGGGCTGTACGAGCACCAATCCGCCGGCGCACTCCAGGGGCTTATCAACATCATCGCCCGCCGCCCCGAACTCCTCGACGACCAGACCGGCGACTGCATCGCCGCGATCAAGGTCCGCGCGTACGAACCCGCCTTCGGCATCATCGGCGACCCCGCCAAGCGCGATCCCAAGACGAGGCAGTCCGCCGACCACTCCATGCTCTACCTCGTCTGCACCATGCTCAAGAAGGCCCTCGAACTCCGCACGGCCTCGAAGAAGACCCTGGGCTGGAAGGAACTCATGCTCCTCCCCTACGACTTCGACGCCAAGAGCCTGAAGGACCCGCTCACGCGCGAACTCATGGGCAAGATGACCTTCGAGCACGGCGGCACCGACTACGACGCGAAGTATCCCGACGGCATCCCCACCTCCATCATCGTCACCGACGACCAGGGCGCCACACACGACAGCGGCCTGGTCATGTACCCCGGCGGGCACGCCCGAAACCACCTCGGCACCGACCGCGTGGACCTCAACGACGTCCTCAAGCACAAGTTCGAGATGCTCGGGCGACTCGCGAGCGAGAACCCCAAGGAACTCGTGAAGCGATTCAGCGGGCTGGATCGAGCGACCGCCAGGGACGTCGCGGGCATCATGGACTTCCAAATCATGCACGCCCAGGGCAAGTTCGACTGA
- a CDS encoding cyclase family protein, with product MSKIYDVSPLISPRLAVWPGDTAPSRDVLCDLARGDTVTLSTLRATVHLGTHADAPSHYALQGRTIEHQPLDRYLGPAQLIDCPVSKNSRVTPTDLRDTPNRPRVILRTGTYPDPTNFNQDFAGLSVELIDYLASSGVITIAVDTPSIDLFSSKDLPAHHACYRHDLAIIEGLVLEGVPSGHYELIALPLKLEGFDASPVRAILRRED from the coding sequence ATGTCCAAGATCTACGACGTCAGCCCCCTCATCTCCCCCCGCCTCGCCGTCTGGCCCGGCGACACCGCACCCTCGCGAGATGTCCTCTGCGACCTCGCTAGAGGCGACACCGTCACCCTCTCCACCCTCCGCGCCACCGTCCACCTGGGCACTCACGCCGACGCTCCCAGCCACTACGCCCTCCAAGGCCGAACCATCGAGCACCAGCCCCTCGATCGATACCTCGGCCCCGCCCAACTCATCGACTGCCCCGTCTCGAAAAACTCCCGCGTCACCCCCACCGACCTTCGCGACACGCCCAACCGCCCGCGCGTCATCCTGCGCACTGGCACCTACCCCGATCCCACCAACTTCAATCAGGACTTTGCCGGCCTCAGCGTCGAACTCATCGATTATCTCGCCAGCAGCGGCGTCATCACCATCGCCGTCGACACGCCCAGCATTGATCTCTTCTCGTCCAAGGACCTGCCCGCACACCACGCCTGCTATCGCCACGACCTCGCCATCATCGAGGGCCTCGTGCTCGAGGGCGTCCCCAGCGGTCACTACGAACTCATCGCCCTCCCACTCAAACTCGAGGGCTTCGACGCCAGCCCCGTCCGCGCCATCCTCCGCCGCGAAGATTAA
- a CDS encoding MFS transporter codes for MPASPRPTFPGAGRALTLLLAINLFNYIDRYILAAAEPEISKEFFPNPSDSSIADAKMGLLATAFMVSYMVLSPVFGLLADKTRRWVIIGAGVIIWSLASGASGLAATFAILFLTRILVGVGEAAYGPVAPTIIADMYPIEKRGRKLAWFYLALPVGSAIGYGLGGIMTKHFGWRSAFYSVVIPGILLGLLSFVMKDPPRGAGAKKFKWSDLTQLRMNPSYILNTLGMTAMTFAVGGMSFWMPRYVARFRFDDPSKEKLAAVSLTFGAITAVAGLLATLSGGLLGDYLRPRLKGAYFIVSGVGMLIAFPLFVATLYVPFPAAWFLMAGAIFFIFLNTGPSNTITANVTAPGIRASAYAFTIFTIHALGDAISPPIIGFITDLTRTDARPNGNMNTSFMVVGVMILVSGILWMLGARYLARDEANAEAVASDSARSDLPSEAPNS; via the coding sequence ATGCCCGCATCCCCACGCCCGACCTTCCCCGGTGCGGGCCGCGCGCTCACGCTCCTGCTCGCGATCAACCTCTTCAACTACATCGATCGCTACATCCTCGCCGCTGCCGAGCCAGAGATCAGCAAGGAGTTCTTCCCCAACCCTTCCGATTCCTCGATCGCCGACGCCAAGATGGGCCTCCTCGCGACGGCGTTCATGGTCTCGTACATGGTCCTCTCCCCAGTCTTCGGCCTGCTCGCCGACAAGACCCGCCGCTGGGTGATCATCGGCGCGGGCGTCATCATCTGGAGCCTTGCCTCGGGTGCCTCTGGATTGGCGGCGACCTTCGCCATCCTCTTTCTCACCCGCATCCTCGTCGGAGTGGGTGAGGCCGCCTATGGCCCCGTCGCCCCCACCATCATCGCCGACATGTACCCGATCGAGAAACGCGGGCGGAAACTCGCGTGGTTCTATCTCGCCCTCCCCGTCGGCAGCGCCATCGGCTATGGACTTGGCGGGATCATGACCAAGCACTTCGGCTGGCGATCCGCGTTCTACAGCGTCGTCATCCCCGGCATCCTCCTGGGCCTCCTCTCCTTCGTCATGAAGGACCCGCCCCGGGGCGCCGGCGCCAAGAAGTTCAAGTGGAGCGACCTCACCCAACTCCGAATGAACCCGTCGTACATCCTCAACACCCTCGGCATGACCGCGATGACCTTCGCCGTGGGAGGGATGTCCTTCTGGATGCCCCGCTACGTCGCGCGGTTCCGCTTCGATGATCCCTCCAAGGAGAAACTCGCCGCCGTCAGCCTGACCTTTGGCGCCATCACCGCCGTCGCCGGCCTCCTCGCCACACTCTCCGGCGGGCTTCTGGGCGATTACCTCCGCCCCAGGCTCAAGGGTGCCTACTTCATCGTCTCCGGCGTCGGCATGCTCATCGCCTTTCCCCTCTTTGTCGCCACGCTCTATGTCCCTTTCCCTGCTGCCTGGTTCCTGATGGCCGGCGCGATCTTCTTTATCTTCCTCAACACGGGTCCCTCGAACACCATCACCGCCAACGTCACCGCCCCGGGGATCCGCGCCTCGGCCTACGCCTTCACCATCTTCACCATCCACGCCCTGGGCGACGCCATCAGCCCGCCCATCATCGGGTTCATTACCGACCTCACCCGCACCGATGCCAGACCCAATGGCAACATGAACACCTCGTTCATGGTCGTCGGCGTCATGATCCTGGTCTCGGGAATCCTCTGGATGCTCGGAGCCCGATACCTTGCTCGAGACGAAGCCAACGCCGAGGCCGTGGCCTCCGATTCCGCGAGATCAGATCTCCCCTCCGAAGCCCCGAATTCGTGA
- a CDS encoding tetratricopeptide repeat protein yields the protein MTPRSIVIVLGLFAAATITASCHSSSAPRPSSRSDAAATLALGSDDEALSLLGQPLKRPGVDPIKRIDLEKSLVEAKKAHTAAPNDERAAIEHARCLCALGRYREAIGVYSVALESHHDNPWLLRYRGHRYITTRQLDLAERDLRKAESLINGQPDQLDPEDEPADGARSSLHTSVYYHLGIALYLRGKFDDAERAFDQRNRLKITNDDLRVATAYWRWLCLKRLARDADAKHVIAPITPGLDVRENKTYYRLGLLINGYIPESDLVNEQDTTTPLNQGAAYGVAMLRKFNGDDPGYHRLLLRIVEEPSWINFGRIAAEAEIAREEAP from the coding sequence ATGACGCCACGCTCCATCGTGATCGTGCTGGGCCTCTTCGCCGCCGCAACTATCACCGCCTCGTGCCATTCCTCGTCAGCGCCCCGACCTTCATCTCGTTCCGACGCCGCCGCCACCCTCGCCCTCGGCTCCGACGACGAGGCCCTCTCGCTCCTTGGCCAGCCCCTGAAGCGCCCCGGCGTCGACCCGATCAAACGAATCGATCTCGAGAAGTCGCTCGTCGAGGCAAAGAAGGCCCACACCGCCGCGCCCAACGACGAGCGCGCCGCGATCGAGCACGCGCGGTGCCTGTGTGCGCTCGGCCGATATCGCGAGGCCATCGGCGTCTACTCCGTTGCGCTCGAATCCCACCACGACAACCCCTGGCTCCTGCGGTATCGCGGGCATCGATACATCACCACTCGACAACTCGACCTCGCCGAGCGTGATCTCAGAAAGGCCGAGTCGCTCATCAATGGTCAGCCCGATCAACTCGACCCCGAAGACGAGCCAGCCGACGGGGCCCGGAGTTCCCTCCACACCAGCGTCTACTACCACCTCGGCATCGCCCTCTATCTCCGCGGCAAGTTCGACGACGCCGAGCGGGCCTTCGACCAGCGCAACCGTCTCAAGATCACCAACGACGACCTCCGCGTCGCAACGGCGTACTGGCGCTGGCTCTGCCTCAAACGCCTCGCCCGCGATGCCGACGCGAAACACGTGATCGCTCCCATCACGCCCGGACTCGACGTTCGCGAGAACAAGACCTACTACCGCCTCGGCCTTCTCATCAACGGATACATCCCCGAATCCGACCTCGTGAACGAGCAGGACACAACCACACCCCTCAATCAGGGCGCGGCGTACGGCGTCGCGATGCTCCGCAAGTTCAACGGTGACGATCCGGGCTATCACCGCCTGCTCCTGCGGATCGTCGAAGAGCCGTCGTGGATCAACTTCGGGCGCATTGCCGCCGAGGCCGAGATCGCCCGCGAGGAAGCGCCCTAA